One window of Chloroflexus aggregans DSM 9485 genomic DNA carries:
- a CDS encoding LuxR C-terminal-related transcriptional regulator → MTNESPISEREREILRLVATGATNQQIAVALNISVNTVKVHLRNIFAKIGVESRTEATVYAIRTGIVTVGETETVINDETLAPGEKPVTTEPVFAPTPVEPEPLITAPSADEASSVRAEGAEPVATEPVFAPTPVEPEPLITAPSATEASPVLAEPVPSPLPAPELTPSAQPQSQAVRKWLWPVGLVVVLIIAVIFFVNTRLVANPPLPVVPTTSGLIDSTQRWFIRQPLGEPRDHFALAGYDLERRLYVIGGMRNNTVVATVDRYDPDTNRWVTLTDKPTAVSYARAITLRGQIFVPGGEDERGTVSDRLEIYDPREQRWYSGAPLPAPRSRYALVAWEGQLYLIGGWDGTTIRAEVFIYDPVLDRWETGPPLPQPRQQAGVTIANGRLYLIGGEGDNGPLRESAWLEPPNSPSRRWMIIAPLPQPIARPAVIGLSNTLLVFDSERRESLSYDIAADAWSKVPLPADAQVFPDAVLLGSNVYFVGDSRAQGTLSEYRALYVIFIPGQ, encoded by the coding sequence ATGACGAACGAAAGCCCTATCAGTGAACGAGAGCGTGAAATCTTGCGCCTCGTCGCTACCGGTGCTACCAATCAGCAGATCGCAGTTGCTTTAAATATTAGTGTCAATACGGTCAAGGTGCATCTGCGGAATATCTTTGCCAAGATCGGCGTTGAGTCGCGAACTGAGGCCACGGTGTATGCTATTCGGACCGGGATTGTCACCGTTGGCGAGACAGAAACCGTGATCAACGATGAGACGTTGGCTCCCGGAGAGAAGCCGGTCACCACCGAGCCGGTATTTGCGCCAACCCCTGTAGAACCTGAACCGCTCATCACTGCGCCATCGGCGGACGAGGCGTCGTCTGTGCGTGCCGAAGGAGCAGAGCCGGTCGCCACCGAGCCGGTATTTGCGCCAACCCCTGTAGAACCTGAACCGCTCATCACTGCGCCATCGGCGACTGAGGCTTCACCTGTGCTTGCCGAACCGGTTCCATCCCCGCTACCGGCACCTGAATTGACCCCATCTGCTCAACCACAATCTCAGGCTGTGCGCAAATGGCTTTGGCCGGTTGGATTGGTGGTTGTGCTCATCATAGCTGTCATCTTTTTCGTGAATACGCGCTTAGTGGCTAATCCACCATTACCCGTCGTCCCGACCACATCTGGTCTTATCGATTCCACCCAACGTTGGTTTATTCGCCAGCCGCTCGGCGAGCCGCGCGATCATTTTGCGCTTGCCGGTTACGATCTTGAGCGACGACTCTATGTTATTGGTGGCATGCGCAACAACACCGTCGTTGCCACCGTCGATCGCTACGATCCCGATACCAATCGCTGGGTAACCCTCACCGATAAGCCAACCGCAGTGAGCTATGCCCGCGCCATCACCCTCCGTGGTCAAATCTTTGTGCCCGGTGGTGAAGACGAGCGCGGGACGGTCAGTGACCGGCTTGAGATTTACGATCCGCGTGAACAGCGTTGGTACAGCGGTGCTCCCTTACCCGCACCGCGGAGCCGCTACGCCCTGGTTGCGTGGGAAGGTCAATTGTACCTCATCGGCGGGTGGGATGGCACGACGATTCGGGCTGAAGTCTTTATCTACGATCCGGTGCTCGACCGTTGGGAGACGGGGCCGCCGTTACCACAGCCACGGCAACAGGCCGGTGTAACCATTGCCAATGGGCGACTATACCTGATCGGCGGTGAAGGTGACAACGGCCCGTTGCGCGAGAGCGCATGGCTCGAACCACCGAACAGTCCGAGTCGGCGTTGGATGATCATTGCCCCTTTGCCGCAGCCGATCGCGCGCCCGGCAGTGATTGGTCTTTCAAACACCTTGTTAGTCTTCGATAGCGAACGCCGCGAAAGTCTCTCGTATGACATCGCTGCCGATGCATGGAGTAAGGTGCCGTTGCCGGCAGACGCGCAAGTGTTTCCCGATGCCGTCTTGCTCGGTTCAAACGTCTATTTCGTCGGCGATAGCCGCGCACAAGGCACATTGAGCGAGTATCGCGCCTTATACGTCATCTTCATCCCCGGCCAGTAG
- a CDS encoding glycosyltransferase family 4 protein, giving the protein MRIVFLLPMGIDRPSGRRYFNIARGLVRRGWQVRLLALHPDFATCHPRRFVADGVEVWYVGQMHARKTGNTTVRFSPLALLWVVIRSTLGLIWGVLCSPADYYHLGKPQPINGMAALIAVCLLRRKSFFVDCDDDEVTANRLTAGWQRAMFAFWQWLLPRLAVGITVNTHYLAAQLGQPGKPCVIVPNGVAIAQFTVPPDTIRTALAHALGLDKGPVIAYVGTIALHNHPVDLLIAAFAQVVLHHPTARLLIIGGGEDLAAVQANVARQPWRDRVIFTGHVPHATVRGLLALADLSVDPVYDDAVARARSPLKLIESLALGVPVITGDVGDRAEMLDFGAAGMVVRPGDAQALAIAINELLADPVRRMAMAAAAVAQARRYDWDRLGEQWIRVYPSRPTGRG; this is encoded by the coding sequence GTGCGGATCGTGTTTCTCCTCCCAATGGGTATCGACCGACCGTCGGGCCGGCGGTATTTCAATATCGCGCGCGGTCTGGTTCGGCGTGGGTGGCAGGTGCGTCTGTTGGCCTTGCATCCCGATTTCGCTACCTGTCACCCACGTCGCTTCGTCGCCGATGGGGTCGAAGTCTGGTATGTGGGTCAGATGCATGCCCGCAAAACCGGCAACACGACAGTGCGTTTCAGTCCACTCGCCTTGCTGTGGGTGGTGATCCGTTCGACGTTAGGCCTGATCTGGGGAGTACTCTGTTCGCCGGCAGATTACTACCATCTGGGCAAACCGCAGCCGATTAATGGTATGGCGGCACTTATTGCGGTATGCCTGTTGCGCCGAAAATCCTTTTTTGTTGATTGTGACGACGATGAAGTGACTGCCAATCGCCTGACCGCCGGTTGGCAGCGGGCGATGTTTGCCTTCTGGCAATGGCTGCTGCCGCGCCTTGCTGTCGGTATTACTGTCAATACGCACTATCTTGCCGCACAACTGGGACAACCCGGCAAACCATGCGTGATCGTTCCCAACGGGGTAGCAATCGCGCAATTCACCGTGCCACCGGACACAATCCGCACAGCGCTTGCGCACGCGCTGGGCCTCGACAAAGGACCGGTCATCGCTTACGTTGGAACGATTGCCCTGCACAACCATCCTGTTGATCTCTTGATAGCGGCATTCGCGCAGGTAGTGTTGCACCATCCTACGGCACGTCTACTCATTATTGGTGGTGGTGAGGATTTGGCTGCCGTGCAAGCGAATGTTGCGCGCCAACCGTGGCGCGATCGCGTCATCTTCACCGGACACGTGCCACACGCAACGGTGCGCGGGTTACTGGCCCTCGCCGATCTGAGTGTTGATCCGGTCTACGATGACGCCGTCGCCCGCGCACGTTCACCACTCAAACTGATCGAGAGTCTGGCACTAGGCGTCCCGGTCATCACCGGTGATGTCGGTGATCGGGCTGAGATGCTTGACTTCGGTGCGGCGGGGATGGTCGTGCGTCCCGGTGACGCACAAGCGCTGGCCATAGCCATCAATGAATTGCTCGCCGACCCAGTACGGCGCATGGCTATGGCGGCAGCAGCGGTCGCACAGGCCCGGCGGTATGACTGGGATCGGTTAGGCGAGCAGTGGATCAGGGTCTACCCTTCCCGTCCTACTGGCCGGGGATGA
- a CDS encoding glycosyltransferase, which produces MENPLVRLAVVGPTYPFRGGIAQYTTLLVRHLRSAGHTTFFYSFTRQYPSWLFPGRSDRDPSANPLRVACEYVLDPMNPLTWWQLVRRVRADRPDLLLLQWWVPYWTPSLTVISSLLKRPPPTNIAIICHNVLPHDGGGIIDRRLTSTVLRRADALIVHSDPDYYRARALAPDVRIVKAFLPTYEPILTETPTATITYLRTQWGIPEQRRVLLFFGFVRPYKGLEYLIQALAEVRKHLDVHLVVVGEIWGSPAYYQRYAEEFDVAPYITFENRYVANEELPTIFAAADVVVLPYISATQSGVVQLAFGATKPVITTHVGGLLEVVQDGVNGLIVPPQDAHALAKAIIRYFHEDLGPRFTANLQTAAAERAESWPRLVQIIANLARELKGTT; this is translated from the coding sequence TTGGAGAATCCGCTAGTGCGTCTTGCAGTTGTTGGTCCGACGTACCCTTTTCGTGGTGGGATTGCACAGTATACGACGTTGCTGGTACGCCACTTGCGTTCAGCCGGTCACACCACCTTCTTCTATTCCTTTACTCGTCAGTATCCATCATGGCTCTTTCCCGGTCGGAGTGACCGTGATCCGAGCGCGAACCCGTTGCGGGTGGCGTGTGAGTATGTGCTCGATCCGATGAACCCGCTGACGTGGTGGCAGTTAGTGCGGCGCGTGCGGGCCGACCGGCCCGATCTGCTGTTGCTGCAATGGTGGGTTCCGTACTGGACGCCGAGTCTTACGGTGATTTCCAGTCTGCTCAAACGCCCACCGCCCACGAACATTGCTATCATTTGCCACAACGTCTTACCCCACGATGGCGGTGGTATAATCGACCGTCGCTTGACATCCACCGTCTTGCGGCGTGCCGATGCGCTTATTGTCCATAGCGATCCCGATTACTATCGGGCACGAGCATTGGCACCGGATGTCCGGATCGTCAAGGCCTTTCTTCCAACATACGAACCTATCTTGACCGAGACACCGACGGCAACCATTACATACTTGCGCACACAATGGGGCATCCCCGAGCAACGACGGGTGTTGCTCTTTTTTGGCTTTGTGCGACCATATAAAGGTCTTGAATATTTAATCCAAGCCCTGGCCGAAGTACGCAAACATCTTGATGTACATCTGGTGGTCGTTGGTGAAATATGGGGATCACCGGCCTACTATCAGCGCTATGCCGAAGAGTTTGATGTTGCTCCGTATATTACCTTCGAGAATCGTTACGTGGCAAATGAAGAGCTTCCGACGATCTTTGCCGCGGCTGATGTCGTAGTTTTACCTTATATTTCCGCAACTCAGAGCGGTGTAGTACAGTTAGCGTTCGGTGCGACCAAACCGGTCATCACCACGCATGTCGGTGGGTTGCTTGAGGTTGTGCAAGATGGGGTGAACGGCTTGATTGTGCCGCCGCAAGATGCTCATGCGCTGGCAAAGGCGATTATTCGCTATTTTCACGAGGATTTGGGGCCACGCTTTACGGCGAATCTACAAACAGCGGCTGCCGAACGAGCCGAGTCGTGGCCGCGGTTGGTTCAGATTATCGCCAATCTCGCGCGTGAGTTGAAAGGAACAACCTAA
- a CDS encoding DUF6541 family protein, with protein sequence MIAGKLTSSRTTIWLAAIWLAAMISIAVPGLLWWLPWSFFSTPLVVISGGMLFTLPGLALLRWLHPSPLHGFERLAYSASLSCAVLPLILLFSEPIGWRWNGLSAWLVIGGCAVLALWPQTSAIRRTAPASGNWRQAALPIQPRHHLIGWVLIFLTGAACAVRLFLVRDVPLGFYGDSYHHTVITQLLIDHGGLFRSWEPYAPAVTFTYHYAFHAMGAWWHWLAGIPATQAVIWTGQVMNGLAVPLMYLLSTRLTNSRLTGLWAAVIVGFVSVYPAYYVNWGRYTQLAGQTVLPAAAMAWLTVIDGALHLQRSWRQLAHQLVLAIITGAGLAVSHYRVAILAICLLVAYTVTVLVTAWPIERRSLIRFLTVGAIGAIGALLLALPWLWRVREGQITRLATNLVLNNSEASNPFSPETVGAAFQHGLFPLAALGLGSLLWRRQLGGIVLALWAGFAWVAANPQLIGLNGQGLITSFTVLIGAYMAIAPAAGAGIVALFRLIARLMITLPRHAATALVAVHLGSGLLIVGWGSYFQATILDPAYQLATPADLKAAAWIRDHLPPDAAVFVNGFAAYGGYVYAGSDGGWWLTLLTGRRTNLLPMAVGFEAIDPPNMLQIIREQHQAVQQFPIGSAEAAAALRSLGFAYLYNGPAANPPGEYLDPAQIDATPLYELIYRQDGVSIWRIR encoded by the coding sequence ATGATTGCCGGCAAACTCACTTCCTCGCGCACAACGATCTGGCTGGCAGCAATTTGGCTGGCGGCAATGATCAGCATAGCCGTACCGGGATTGCTTTGGTGGCTACCGTGGTCATTCTTCAGCACGCCATTGGTCGTAATCAGCGGCGGGATGCTGTTTACCCTACCGGGGTTAGCCCTCTTACGTTGGCTCCACCCTAGCCCGTTGCATGGGTTTGAACGCCTGGCATACTCGGCAAGTCTGAGTTGCGCGGTCCTTCCTCTCATTCTCCTGTTTAGTGAACCTATCGGCTGGCGCTGGAATGGACTGTCTGCCTGGTTGGTTATCGGTGGCTGTGCGGTACTGGCCTTGTGGCCGCAGACATCGGCGATACGCCGAACCGCTCCCGCTTCAGGCAATTGGCGACAAGCTGCTCTACCAATTCAACCACGCCACCATCTGATCGGATGGGTGTTGATCTTTCTAACCGGTGCAGCCTGTGCGGTACGCTTGTTTCTTGTACGTGATGTACCGCTTGGGTTTTACGGCGATTCGTATCATCATACGGTGATCACCCAGCTCCTCATCGACCACGGCGGCCTGTTCCGATCATGGGAACCTTATGCTCCTGCCGTCACCTTCACCTATCACTATGCGTTCCACGCGATGGGTGCCTGGTGGCATTGGCTCGCCGGTATCCCGGCAACCCAAGCGGTGATCTGGACGGGACAGGTGATGAATGGTTTGGCAGTCCCGCTGATGTATTTGCTGTCCACTCGTCTTACCAATTCACGTCTGACCGGTTTGTGGGCGGCTGTGATCGTGGGCTTTGTGAGTGTGTACCCGGCTTATTACGTCAATTGGGGACGCTACACACAGTTAGCCGGTCAGACGGTACTACCGGCGGCGGCGATGGCTTGGCTGACGGTGATCGATGGTGCATTGCACCTACAACGGTCATGGAGACAGTTAGCGCACCAGTTGGTCCTGGCAATAATCACCGGTGCCGGCCTGGCGGTCAGTCATTACCGGGTAGCGATCCTTGCGATCTGCTTGCTGGTGGCCTACACGGTAACGGTGCTCGTGACGGCTTGGCCAATCGAACGTCGATCATTGATCCGCTTCCTGACGGTAGGAGCCATCGGTGCTATCGGCGCACTGCTGCTAGCATTACCTTGGCTCTGGCGAGTACGAGAGGGGCAGATCACGCGACTGGCTACGAACCTCGTCCTCAACAATAGTGAAGCCAGTAATCCTTTTTCACCCGAAACCGTCGGGGCAGCATTTCAGCATGGTCTCTTCCCTTTGGCCGCGTTGGGCTTGGGTAGTCTGCTCTGGCGACGACAGCTCGGTGGGATTGTGCTCGCGCTCTGGGCCGGTTTCGCATGGGTGGCCGCTAACCCGCAATTGATCGGCTTGAACGGACAGGGTTTGATTACTTCATTTACCGTCCTGATCGGTGCGTATATGGCGATTGCACCGGCTGCCGGTGCGGGTATCGTGGCGCTGTTCAGGCTGATCGCACGCCTGATGATCACCCTGCCTCGTCACGCTGCAACTGCACTCGTTGCCGTCCACCTGGGGAGTGGTCTCCTCATTGTCGGGTGGGGATCGTATTTTCAGGCGACGATCCTCGATCCGGCCTACCAACTTGCCACCCCTGCCGATCTGAAAGCCGCAGCATGGATTCGCGATCATCTCCCACCAGATGCAGCGGTTTTCGTTAACGGGTTTGCAGCCTACGGTGGCTATGTTTACGCCGGTAGCGATGGGGGCTGGTGGTTGACCTTGCTGACCGGACGACGAACTAATCTGCTGCCGATGGCCGTCGGTTTTGAGGCAATCGATCCACCAAACATGTTGCAGATCATTCGCGAGCAGCATCAGGCCGTACAACAGTTTCCCATTGGGAGTGCAGAAGCGGCAGCAGCGCTCCGCTCACTTGGTTTTGCGTATCTGTACAATGGCCCGGCGGCTAATCCGCCCGGCGAATATCTCGATCCGGCGCAAATTGACGCCACACCGTTGTATGAGCTTATCTATCGCCAAGATGGCGTGAGTATTTGGAGAATCCGCTAG